From the Cyanobium sp. M30B3 genome, the window GGCGAGCCCACTCCATTGCGGGGCATGGCCGGGGGCATGACCACAGTGATCGACACAACCATTCCGACCTGAGATTGAGCCTGCATGGACGTTCCTGCGATCCCCGACGATGAGGCCGCCCGGCTCCAGGAGCTGCGCAGCTATGGGGTGCTGGACACCGACGCCGATCCCCATTTCGACGACATCAGTGAGCTGGCACGACGTGTGGCAGGCACGGAGATTGGCATCGTGAGCCTGGTGGATGAAAATCGCCAATGGTTCAAGAGTTGTGTGGGTGCGCCTCTGGGGCAACAGGAAACACCTCGACAGGTGTCCTTTTGTGGACACACCATCCTTCAGCGCGGTGCCTTGATCATCAACGACGCCCTACAGGATTCCCGCTTCGCTGATAATCCCCTGGTAACGGGTGATCCGGGCATTCGCTTCTATGCCGGCTTCCCGTTGATCACCAGCAACGGCTTTGTGCTGGGTAGCCTGTGCGCCATCAGCCGGCGTCCCCATCAGCTCTCCGCCGAGCAGATCGACAGCCTGGGGCGGCTGGCCTCGCTCACGGTGCAGCAGCTGCAGGTGCTGCGCGAATCAGCCCTGCTTTCAGCCGCCCAGGAAGGTCTGGGGGAGGAGCGCCTCGCTGGCCGAAAGCAGGAGCAACTCAGTTCCCTGGAGCGGCTGATCAGCCGCGATCAGATGGTGCAGATGCTGGCGCTGTTGTTCGGCATGGGCCTGGGATCGCCGTTCACCCTGCTGCGCTGCCGCTTCCGCGACTATGAGCGGGTGAATGCCACGCTGGGGAGCAGTCTGGCTGAGCAATTCATCAATGAGGCCGCCCGCCGGGTGTTGGCAGCTGTACCCAAGACGGCCTCAGTGGCCCGCTTTGCGGAGTCTGAACTGGTGGTGTTGCTTCCCTACGATGTGGAGGAAGCCCAGATCCAGGACGTGGCTGAGCGTCTGATTGCCTTTGCCAATCAGGTGTATCGCCATGGCCTGCAATCGTTGTCGATGGCTGTTTCGATCGGCATCGCCACTTACCGCAACAACTACGAGAGCGTGGAGGCGCTGCTGGCCGACACCAGCATGGCCGAGCGGATGGCGCGCCATGCCCCTGGCAGCAGCTTTCGCTTCATTGATGCCGATGCGCGGGTGGCAGCCCGGGAGACCTACCGCCTGGAGTCGGCCCTGCGGGAGGGGTTAGCCGCGAAGGATCTCGAACCCTTCCTGCAGCCGATTGTGGATCTCGGCAGTGGTGAACCGGTTGGATTTGAAGCCCTGGCCCGTTGGCGCCATGAGGGCAAGGTGCTGCAGCCCGACAGCTTTCTGCCGATCTGCGCCGAGACCGGTCTCACCGGCGATCTCGACCTGTTGATCATCGAGAAGACGCTGGCGGCCCTGCCCCTGCTGGCCCAGCCGATTCCCCTGCGTCCAATGACCATCAACGTGAATCTCTCCGGCGTGTTGCTGGAGGATGGGGACCAGCGCCAGCGTCTGCTGCGCCTGGTGGATGAGAATCCGCTGCCGCCAGCCTGGACGCTGCAGGTGGAGTTGGTGGAGGATGCCTTTCAGGACACATCTGCGGCCTTTGATGACTTCCTCAATGCTTTGGTGAGCCGAGGAGTGTTGATTGCTATCGATGATTTTGGCACCGGCTATTCTTCACTGGCACGCTTGATTTCCCTGCCGATCAATGGCGTGAAGGTGGATC encodes:
- a CDS encoding sensor domain-containing phosphodiesterase, whose amino-acid sequence is MDVPAIPDDEAARLQELRSYGVLDTDADPHFDDISELARRVAGTEIGIVSLVDENRQWFKSCVGAPLGQQETPRQVSFCGHTILQRGALIINDALQDSRFADNPLVTGDPGIRFYAGFPLITSNGFVLGSLCAISRRPHQLSAEQIDSLGRLASLTVQQLQVLRESALLSAAQEGLGEERLAGRKQEQLSSLERLISRDQMVQMLALLFGMGLGSPFTLLRCRFRDYERVNATLGSSLAEQFINEAARRVLAAVPKTASVARFAESELVVLLPYDVEEAQIQDVAERLIAFANQVYRHGLQSLSMAVSIGIATYRNNYESVEALLADTSMAERMARHAPGSSFRFIDADARVAARETYRLESALREGLAAKDLEPFLQPIVDLGSGEPVGFEALARWRHEGKVLQPDSFLPICAETGLTGDLDLLIIEKTLAALPLLAQPIPLRPMTINVNLSGVLLEDGDQRQRLLRLVDENPLPPAWTLQVELVEDAFQDTSAAFDDFLNALVSRGVLIAIDDFGTGYSSLARLISLPINGVKVDRMFVERVGENDDSPRLLLRTMLTMLNDLGMAVTAEGIEQPAQRDWLIDHGVSKGQGYLFDQPLTLTEAVARLRRIHYRPKAIPVEPARIWAARRRRLLRNLLLKPLAGVLGRDDRRHGEL